In the Sebastes fasciatus isolate fSebFas1 chromosome 20, fSebFas1.pri, whole genome shotgun sequence genome, one interval contains:
- the sox8a gene encoding transcription factor SOX-8a, which produces MTEESKSLLDHPGSPAAGSDSSTSQQHGSDSESPTSPALQPGITHNKPEEAERFPACIRDAVSQVLKGYDWSLVPMPAHGERGLKNKPHVKRPMNAFMVWAQAARKKLADQYPHLHNAELSKTLGKLWRLLSETEKRPFVEEAERLRMQHKKDYPDYKYQPRRRKSTKPGQGDCRPGLVPQQQQGLFKTEPGVARLAGTGEVHHHYHPDRMGQSHGPPTPPTTPKTDLHMGNKHEGQRPADSSTGSVPPTGRQNIDFSNVDITELSTDVIGTIDGFDVHEFDQYLPPNSHASTLLTPPDSSHGHSNPPGSFILPGIHSHSHTWTPKSGATGTPPSSSSRDTHRLHIEDTARQKPQIKTEQMSPGHYSSSSSSTPPPPQPEYTSTSSTSSTNQSDYADLQSSSFYSAFSGYPTSLYQYPYLHSSRRPYAAPLINSLALAPPPHSPPSGWEQPIYTTLTRP; this is translated from the exons ATGACAGAAGAGAGCAAGTCCTTGCTAGACCATCCTGGCAGTCCAGCAGCAGGCAGCGACAGCTCCACGTCCCAGCAGCATGGATCGGACTCAGAGTCTCCGACCTCTCCAGCTCTCCAGCCCGGGATTACGCACAACAAACCGGAGGAGGCTGAGCGCTTCCCAGCCTGCATCCGAGACGCGGTGTCGCAGGTGCTGAAAGGTTACGACTGGTCGCTGGTACCGATGCCCGCTCATGGAGAGAGAGGGCTGAAGAACAAGCCTCACGTGAAACGGCCGATGAACGCCTTCATGGTTTGGGCGCAGGCTGCGAGGAAGAAGCTGGCGGATCAGTATCCTCATCTGCACAACGCCGAGCTCAGCAAGACGCTGGGCAAACTGTGGAG ACTTCTCTCTGAAACAGAGAAGCGTCCCTTCGTCGAGGAGGCCGAGAGGCTGAGGATGCAGCACAAGAAAGACTATCCGGACTACAAGTACCAGCCTCGGAGACGCAAGAGCACTAAACCGGGACAGGGGGACTGTAGACCCGGACTGGtcccgcagcagcagcagggcttGTTTAAGACAGAGCCAGGGGTGGCCAGGCTGGCGGGTACGGGGGAAGTGCACCATCATTACCATCCAGACAGGATGG GTCAGTCTCATGGACCTCCAACACCTCCCACTACCCCTAAAACTGACCTCCACATGGGGAACAAACACGAGGGCCAGCGGCCTGCGGACAGCAGCACCGGCTCCGTTCCCCCCACCGGCCGCCAGAACATCGACTTCAGTAACGTGGACATCACAGAGCTCAGCACCGACGTCATCGGCACCATCGATGGGTTCGACGTCCACGAGTTCGACCAGTACCTCCCTCCCAACAGCCATGCCTCCACTCTCCTAACCCCGCCGGATAGCAGCCACGGACATAGCAACCCTCCTGGATCCTTCATCCTGCCCGGCATCCACTCTCACTCCCACACTTGGACACCCAAAAGTGGGGCCACCGGAACGCCACCGTCGTCTTCCAGTCGTGACACACACAGGCTCCACATCGAGGACACCGCCAGACAAAAACCTCAGATTAAAACTGAGCAGATGAGCCCGGGTCActacagcagctcctcctcctccactccgcCACCGCCACAACCTGAATACACCTCCACTTCTTCCACATCCTCCACCAACCAATCTGACTACGCTGACCTCCAAAGCTCTAGTTTCTACAGCGCCTTCTCCGGGTACCCTACCAGTCTGTATCAGTACCCGTACCTTCACTCCTCTCGCAGGCCTTACGCCGCACCTCTCATCAACAGCCTGGCCTTGGCACCACCTCCACACAGCCCTCCCTCTGGCTGGGAGCAGCCCATCTACACAACACTCACCAGGCCGTGA